In Halorussus limi, a genomic segment contains:
- a CDS encoding acyl-CoA dehydrogenase family protein produces MPFRLTEDQRALREEVREFAESEIRPRAIELDRNEEYPGDILAELGDRGYAGITLPAEYGGRGEGLVELVVLTEELAAAMMTVASALALNLGVATVIERFGTDAQREEYLPEMATFDTVGALGLSEANAGSDKLAMETTAEKDGDEWVIDGHKQWVTNFQHADVVLTYAKTGPDADAPHNISAFLVPTEEFEVEAVWETLGARNVKSPRVRLSDVRVPAENLVGEEGEAYVQRGEVHTGVNVPARGVGIARAALEDATAYTAEREQFDRSIGEFQGVRWNVAEMAQRADAARLLTLRAADRADRGENVRREFAAAKVRATEAAVENANDAMQLHGGKGYTTDHHVERYLRDARLLTVAGGPNELHRNSLADAVYTDFE; encoded by the coding sequence ATGCCGTTTCGACTGACCGAGGACCAGCGAGCGCTCCGCGAGGAGGTCCGCGAGTTCGCCGAGTCCGAGATTCGTCCGCGCGCCATCGAACTCGACCGAAACGAGGAGTACCCCGGCGACATCTTGGCCGAACTCGGCGACCGGGGGTACGCGGGCATCACGCTCCCAGCGGAGTACGGCGGCCGCGGCGAGGGACTGGTCGAACTAGTCGTTCTCACCGAGGAACTTGCGGCGGCAATGATGACCGTCGCCAGCGCGCTGGCGCTCAATCTGGGCGTCGCGACAGTAATCGAACGGTTCGGGACCGACGCCCAGCGCGAGGAGTACCTACCCGAGATGGCGACCTTCGACACGGTGGGCGCGCTGGGCCTCAGCGAGGCGAACGCCGGGTCTGACAAACTGGCGATGGAGACGACGGCCGAGAAAGACGGCGACGAGTGGGTCATCGACGGGCACAAGCAGTGGGTCACCAACTTCCAGCACGCCGACGTCGTCCTCACCTACGCGAAGACTGGTCCCGACGCCGACGCGCCCCACAACATCAGCGCGTTCCTCGTCCCGACCGAGGAGTTCGAGGTCGAGGCGGTGTGGGAGACCCTCGGCGCGCGTAACGTGAAGTCGCCCCGAGTTCGGTTGTCGGACGTGCGCGTACCCGCCGAAAACCTCGTCGGTGAGGAGGGCGAGGCGTACGTCCAGCGCGGCGAGGTCCACACCGGCGTGAACGTCCCGGCCCGCGGGGTCGGCATCGCTCGGGCCGCGCTCGAAGACGCGACAGCTTACACCGCCGAGCGCGAGCAGTTCGACCGGTCCATCGGGGAGTTTCAGGGCGTCCGGTGGAACGTGGCGGAGATGGCCCAGCGCGCCGACGCGGCCCGCCTGCTGACGCTCCGGGCCGCCGACCGCGCCGACCGCGGCGAAAACGTACGTCGGGAGTTCGCCGCGGCGAAGGTCCGCGCGACGGAGGCCGCCGTCGAGAACGCGAACGACGCGATGCAACTCCACGGAGGGAAGGGGTACACGACCGACCACCACGTCGAGCGCTACCTCCGGGACGCCCGACTCTTGACCGTCGCCGGAGGACCGAACGAACTCCACCGCAATTCGCTGGCCGACGCGGTGTACACGGACTTCGAGTGA
- the lpdA gene encoding dihydrolipoyl dehydrogenase, whose protein sequence is MVVGDISTGTDVLVIGAGPGGYVAAIRAGQLDLDVTLVEKDAYGGTCLNYGCIPSKAMITASDLAHEAGHAEEMGIYADPEVEMDEMVGWKDGVVDQLTGGVEKLAKANGVELMEGRAEFAGEDKARIVHGGEGQGSETVEFEHAIVSTGSRPIEVPGFDFGDDPVLDSRQALALDEVPESLVIVGAGYIGMELAGVFAKLGTDVTVVEMLDSVLPGYEDDLARPVKKKAEELGIDFHFGEAASGWEESGGGITVRTENEDGEVSEFGAEKVLVAVGREPVTDTLELDNAGVETDEDGFIPTDDRARTNVEHIHAIGDVTGEPMLAHVASKEGQVAAEVIAGEPSALDYQAVPAAVFTDPEIGTVGMTEAEAEEQGFEPAVGEFPFNASGRALTTGHAEGFVRIVADEPSGFLLGAQIVGPEASELIAEMGLAIEMGATLEDVAATIHTHPTLSEAVMEAAENALGHAIHTLNR, encoded by the coding sequence ATGGTCGTCGGAGACATCTCGACGGGAACGGACGTGTTGGTAATCGGTGCGGGACCGGGCGGCTACGTCGCCGCGATTCGCGCGGGGCAACTGGACTTGGACGTGACCCTCGTGGAGAAAGACGCCTACGGCGGGACCTGCCTGAACTACGGCTGTATCCCCTCGAAGGCGATGATTACGGCCTCGGACCTCGCCCACGAGGCGGGCCACGCCGAGGAGATGGGCATCTACGCCGACCCCGAGGTGGAGATGGACGAGATGGTCGGCTGGAAGGACGGCGTCGTGGACCAACTGACCGGGGGCGTCGAGAAACTCGCCAAGGCCAACGGCGTCGAACTGATGGAGGGCCGCGCGGAGTTCGCCGGCGAGGACAAGGCCCGCATCGTCCACGGCGGCGAGGGCCAAGGCTCCGAGACTGTCGAGTTCGAACACGCCATCGTTTCGACCGGAAGTCGTCCCATCGAGGTGCCGGGCTTCGACTTCGGCGACGACCCGGTGCTGGACTCCCGGCAGGCGCTCGCGCTGGACGAGGTGCCCGAGAGCCTCGTCATCGTCGGCGCGGGCTACATCGGGATGGAACTCGCGGGCGTCTTCGCCAAGTTGGGTACCGACGTGACCGTGGTCGAGATGCTCGACTCGGTCCTGCCGGGCTACGAGGACGACCTCGCGCGCCCCGTCAAGAAGAAGGCCGAGGAACTGGGCATCGACTTCCACTTCGGCGAGGCCGCCAGCGGGTGGGAGGAGTCGGGCGGCGGCATCACCGTCAGGACCGAGAACGAGGACGGCGAAGTCTCTGAGTTCGGCGCGGAGAAGGTGCTGGTCGCGGTCGGCCGCGAACCCGTCACCGACACGCTCGAACTCGACAACGCGGGCGTCGAGACCGACGAGGACGGGTTCATCCCGACCGACGACCGCGCGCGGACGAACGTGGAGCACATCCACGCCATCGGCGACGTGACGGGCGAACCCATGCTCGCCCACGTGGCCAGCAAGGAGGGGCAGGTCGCCGCGGAGGTCATCGCGGGCGAACCCTCGGCGCTCGACTATCAGGCGGTCCCCGCGGCGGTGTTCACCGACCCCGAAATCGGCACGGTCGGCATGACCGAGGCGGAGGCCGAGGAGCAGGGCTTCGAACCGGCCGTCGGCGAATTCCCGTTCAACGCCTCGGGTCGCGCGCTCACGACGGGCCACGCCGAGGGCTTCGTCCGCATCGTCGCCGACGAACCCAGCGGCTTCCTGTTGGGTGCCCAAATCGTCGGGCCGGAGGCCTCCGAACTCATCGCCGAGATGGGTCTGGCCATCGAGATGGGCGCGACGCTGGAGGACGTGGCCGCGACGATTCACACCCACCCGACGCTCAGCGAGGCCGTGATGGAGGCCGCCGAGAACGCGCTGGGGCACGCGATTCACACGTTGAACCGGTAA
- a CDS encoding HVO_0649 family zinc finger protein — protein MSHGRTGGLSPFERLRARFEQQDLVCPKCGYDDEDGRWLAATGGNRIRYRHLCPSCGHVRRRTFELGGE, from the coding sequence ATGTCCCACGGAAGAACCGGCGGGCTGTCCCCCTTCGAGCGACTCCGGGCGCGCTTCGAACAACAGGACCTCGTCTGCCCGAAGTGCGGGTACGACGACGAGGACGGGCGGTGGCTCGCTGCGACCGGCGGTAATCGGATTCGGTACCGCCACCTCTGTCCCAGTTGCGGCCACGTCCGACGGCGGACGTTCGAACTCGGCGGGGAGTGA
- the pheA gene encoding prephenate dehydratase codes for MQAVTLGPEGTYSHRAASAVADEVEFRESVTAIVEAVADGEFERGVVPIENSIEGSVTETLDALTDREVAAVREIVTPIRHALLAQRDDFSVVASHSQALAQCRSYLEAEYPDADLEAVASTARGVEHARENPDVAGIGHPDNASGDDDLRVVAEGIQDRNSNATRFFVIAPVAEQSEAGGKSSLVVYPNANYPGLLLELLEPFADRDVNLTRVESRPSGERLGDYVFHIDFAAGLYEERAQEAIADVEDIAENGWVRRLGSYDTEHVVY; via the coding sequence ATGCAAGCAGTCACGCTCGGTCCCGAGGGGACCTACTCGCACCGCGCCGCCAGCGCAGTCGCCGACGAGGTGGAGTTCCGCGAGTCCGTCACCGCCATCGTAGAGGCCGTCGCGGACGGCGAGTTCGAGCGCGGAGTCGTCCCCATCGAGAACAGCATCGAGGGGAGCGTCACCGAGACGCTCGACGCGCTGACCGACCGCGAAGTCGCCGCGGTCCGGGAAATTGTCACTCCGATTCGCCACGCGCTCCTCGCCCAGCGCGACGACTTCTCGGTCGTCGCCAGCCACTCCCAAGCGCTGGCGCAGTGCCGAAGCTACCTCGAAGCCGAGTACCCCGACGCCGACCTCGAAGCGGTCGCCAGCACCGCCCGCGGCGTCGAACACGCCCGCGAGAACCCCGACGTGGCGGGCATCGGCCACCCGGACAACGCGAGCGGCGACGACGACCTCCGGGTCGTCGCGGAGGGGATTCAGGACCGCAACTCGAACGCGACCCGCTTTTTCGTCATCGCGCCGGTCGCCGAACAGTCGGAGGCGGGCGGCAAGTCCTCGCTGGTGGTCTACCCGAACGCCAACTACCCGGGTCTGCTGCTCGAACTGCTCGAACCCTTCGCCGACCGGGACGTCAACCTCACGCGGGTCGAGTCGCGCCCGAGCGGCGAGCGACTGGGCGACTACGTGTTCCACATCGACTTCGCGGCCGGTCTCTACGAGGAGCGCGCACAGGAGGCCATCGCGGACGTGGAGGACATCGCGGAGAACGGGTGGGTCCGGCGACTCGGGTCGTACGACACCGAACACGTGGTCTACTGA